The Methanomassiliicoccales archaeon genome has a segment encoding these proteins:
- a CDS encoding TRC40/GET3/ArsA family transport-energizing ATPase → MKQENMRDVIENRKFLFFGGKGGVGKTTMAATTATWLSDHDYKTLIVATDPTVSLSAIYGQEISATDITKIGTERNLCGLNINPKKAMGVFQTRLEGMMEGFSSMFGSELLSTPCTEEIAAFDQFVSYFEDTEHDKVVFDTAPTGHTLRELSMPFDWSGYISNQIKNRRELSEVLGFVYDENMVADLEAEKVRYDKSVKGLSDDSVSAFNLVLLPEKLPIEETARAIEDLGGFGIKVRSLIINEVIPREVLKGNWFLERRRATQDKYLKEIDQRFSTIPNRQVPLFDTDIYGMDSLRKVGKELYGD, encoded by the coding sequence ATGAAACAAGAGAACATGCGGGACGTCATAGAGAACCGTAAATTCCTGTTTTTCGGCGGCAAGGGCGGGGTGGGCAAGACCACCATGGCCGCCACGACCGCCACCTGGCTATCTGACCATGATTACAAGACGCTCATTGTAGCCACGGACCCCACCGTCAGCCTGTCCGCTATATATGGGCAGGAGATCAGCGCCACGGACATCACCAAGATCGGGACGGAGCGCAACCTGTGCGGGCTGAACATCAACCCCAAGAAGGCTATGGGAGTGTTCCAGACCAGGCTGGAGGGGATGATGGAAGGGTTCTCCTCCATGTTCGGCAGCGAGCTTCTCTCCACGCCTTGTACAGAGGAGATAGCCGCCTTCGACCAGTTCGTCAGCTACTTCGAGGACACCGAGCATGACAAGGTGGTATTCGACACCGCTCCGACCGGGCACACCCTCCGGGAGCTGTCCATGCCCTTCGACTGGTCCGGCTACATCTCCAACCAGATCAAGAACCGCCGGGAGCTGTCCGAGGTGCTGGGATTCGTCTATGACGAGAACATGGTGGCCGACCTGGAAGCGGAGAAGGTGCGCTACGACAAGTCGGTTAAGGGTCTTTCCGACGATAGCGTGTCCGCCTTCAACCTGGTCCTCTTGCCAGAGAAGCTGCCCATCGAGGAGACCGCCCGCGCCATAGAGGACCTGGGCGGGTTCGGCATAAAGGTCCGTTCGCTCATAATCAACGAGGTAATACCAAGGGAGGTCCTGAAGGGCAACTGGTTCCTGGAGAGGCGCCGGGCCACCCAAGACAAATATCTGAAGGAGATAGACCAGCGTTTCTCCACTATTCCAAACAGGCAGGTCCCGCTCTTCGACACCGATATCTACGGCATGGACAGTCTGAGGAAGGTAGGTAAGGAGCTCTATGGAGACTAA